A stretch of the Xiphias gladius isolate SHS-SW01 ecotype Sanya breed wild chromosome 19, ASM1685928v1, whole genome shotgun sequence genome encodes the following:
- the LOC120804718 gene encoding aminopeptidase O isoform X3, with the protein MCHEIAHSWFGLVIGARDWTEEWISEGFATYLEDIIWAQAQQLTLQETADQFDLKALLRWRRLSDELQNSEEELQILRPNMENTGQVSESGSSTVKHALNPDKTFMQVHYLKGYFLLRFLASQVGEQQFIDFFRLFVKEYHGQLILSQDFLRMLLIIFPDMERKGLTLSSIYADWLDRPGIPKWLYERSAVWSQAKLVEEVKAEVVKWILLSQSHQGKGRKRKRIEPKVNYKELTSEQLVMLLELLLEESELSVATMRTLKGTYNLQNQDAEVADHRRR; encoded by the exons ATGTGCCATGAGATTGCCCACTCCTGGTTTGGCTTGGTTATTGGAGCCCGAGACTGGACTGAGGAATGGATCAGCGAGGGTTTTGCCACCTACTTGGAAGACATCATCTGGGCCCAAGCACAACAA CTCACCTTACAAGAGACAGCAGACCAGTTTGACCTAAAGGCACTGCTGAGGTGGAGACGACTCTCTGATGAGTTGCAGAACTCAGAGGAGGAACTTCAAATCCTCAG ACCCAACATGGAGAACACTGGTCAGGTCAGTGAGTCTGGCTCCTCCACAGTTAAACATGCCCTCAACCCTGACAAAACCTTCATGCAAGTCCACTACCTCAAG GGTTACTTCCTCCTCAGGTTCTTGGCCAGTCAAGTGGGAGAGCAGCAATTCATCGACTTCTTCAGATTATTTGTGAAGGAATACCACGGGCAGCTCATTTTGTCTCAG GATTTCCTGCGAATGCTGCTGATTATCTTTCCTGACATGGAGAG AAAAGGCCTCACCCTCAGTTCTATTTATGCAGACTGGCTTGATCGACCGGGAATTCCAAAG TGGCTGTATGAAAGGAGCGCCGTGTGGTCACAGGCGAAGCTGGTGGAAGAAGTCAAAGCCGAG gTTGTAAAATGGATTCTCCTCAGTCAGAGTCATCAGGGGAAGGGCAGAAAGCGGAAGAGAATAGAGCCCAAGGTGAACTACAAAGAG TTGACGTCGGAGCAGCTAGTGATGCTTTTGGAGCTTCTGTTAGAGGAATCGGAGCTAAGCGTGGCAACAATGCGCACTCTTAAGGGAACCTACAACCTACAGAATCAAGATGCTGAG
- the LOC120804718 gene encoding aminopeptidase O isoform X1, giving the protein MCHEIAHSWFGLVIGARDWTEEWISEGFATYLEDIIWAQAQQLTLQETADQFDLKALLRWRRLSDELQNSEEELQILRPNMENTGQVSESGSSTVKHALNPDKTFMQVHYLKGYFLLRFLASQVGEQQFIDFFRLFVKEYHGQLILSQDFLRMLLIIFPDMERKGLTLSSIYADWLDRPGIPKWLYERSAVWSQAKLVEEVKAEVVKWILLSQSHQGKGRKRKRIEPKVNYKELTSEQLVMLLELLLEESELSVATMRTLKGTYNLQNQDAEVRHRWCELVVKHAYTQAYRDVEHFLVHDQAMGVYLYGELMVHEDPEQQALARRCLSLVQEEMDQSARRVVEEMVL; this is encoded by the exons ATGTGCCATGAGATTGCCCACTCCTGGTTTGGCTTGGTTATTGGAGCCCGAGACTGGACTGAGGAATGGATCAGCGAGGGTTTTGCCACCTACTTGGAAGACATCATCTGGGCCCAAGCACAACAA CTCACCTTACAAGAGACAGCAGACCAGTTTGACCTAAAGGCACTGCTGAGGTGGAGACGACTCTCTGATGAGTTGCAGAACTCAGAGGAGGAACTTCAAATCCTCAG ACCCAACATGGAGAACACTGGTCAGGTCAGTGAGTCTGGCTCCTCCACAGTTAAACATGCCCTCAACCCTGACAAAACCTTCATGCAAGTCCACTACCTCAAG GGTTACTTCCTCCTCAGGTTCTTGGCCAGTCAAGTGGGAGAGCAGCAATTCATCGACTTCTTCAGATTATTTGTGAAGGAATACCACGGGCAGCTCATTTTGTCTCAG GATTTCCTGCGAATGCTGCTGATTATCTTTCCTGACATGGAGAG AAAAGGCCTCACCCTCAGTTCTATTTATGCAGACTGGCTTGATCGACCGGGAATTCCAAAG TGGCTGTATGAAAGGAGCGCCGTGTGGTCACAGGCGAAGCTGGTGGAAGAAGTCAAAGCCGAG gTTGTAAAATGGATTCTCCTCAGTCAGAGTCATCAGGGGAAGGGCAGAAAGCGGAAGAGAATAGAGCCCAAGGTGAACTACAAAGAG TTGACGTCGGAGCAGCTAGTGATGCTTTTGGAGCTTCTGTTAGAGGAATCGGAGCTAAGCGTGGCAACAATGCGCACTCTTAAGGGAACCTACAACCTACAGAATCAAGATGCTGAG GTCCGACATCGCTGGTGTGAGCTGGTAGTCAAACATGCATACACTCAGGCTTACAGGGATGTGGAACATTTCCTTGTTCATGACCAA GCCATGGGTGTGTATCTGTATGGGGAGCTGATGGTTCACGAGGACCCTGAGCAGCAGGCCCTGGCTCGTCGCTGCCTCTCAT
- the LOC120804718 gene encoding aminopeptidase O isoform X2, which produces MCHEIAHSWFGLVIGARDWTEEWISEGFATYLEDIIWAQAQQLTLQETADQFDLKALLRWRRLSDELQNSEEELQILRPNMENTGQVSESGSSTVKHALNPDKTFMQVHYLKGYFLLRFLASQVGEQQFIDFFRLFVKEYHGQLILSQDFLRMLLIIFPDMERKGLTLSSIYADWLDRPGIPKWLYERSAVWSQAKLVEEVKAELTSEQLVMLLELLLEESELSVATMRTLKGTYNLQNQDAEVRHRWCELVVKHAYTQAYRDVEHFLVHDQAMGVYLYGELMVHEDPEQQALARRCLSLVQEEMDQSARRVVEEMVL; this is translated from the exons ATGTGCCATGAGATTGCCCACTCCTGGTTTGGCTTGGTTATTGGAGCCCGAGACTGGACTGAGGAATGGATCAGCGAGGGTTTTGCCACCTACTTGGAAGACATCATCTGGGCCCAAGCACAACAA CTCACCTTACAAGAGACAGCAGACCAGTTTGACCTAAAGGCACTGCTGAGGTGGAGACGACTCTCTGATGAGTTGCAGAACTCAGAGGAGGAACTTCAAATCCTCAG ACCCAACATGGAGAACACTGGTCAGGTCAGTGAGTCTGGCTCCTCCACAGTTAAACATGCCCTCAACCCTGACAAAACCTTCATGCAAGTCCACTACCTCAAG GGTTACTTCCTCCTCAGGTTCTTGGCCAGTCAAGTGGGAGAGCAGCAATTCATCGACTTCTTCAGATTATTTGTGAAGGAATACCACGGGCAGCTCATTTTGTCTCAG GATTTCCTGCGAATGCTGCTGATTATCTTTCCTGACATGGAGAG AAAAGGCCTCACCCTCAGTTCTATTTATGCAGACTGGCTTGATCGACCGGGAATTCCAAAG TGGCTGTATGAAAGGAGCGCCGTGTGGTCACAGGCGAAGCTGGTGGAAGAAGTCAAAGCCGAG TTGACGTCGGAGCAGCTAGTGATGCTTTTGGAGCTTCTGTTAGAGGAATCGGAGCTAAGCGTGGCAACAATGCGCACTCTTAAGGGAACCTACAACCTACAGAATCAAGATGCTGAG GTCCGACATCGCTGGTGTGAGCTGGTAGTCAAACATGCATACACTCAGGCTTACAGGGATGTGGAACATTTCCTTGTTCATGACCAA GCCATGGGTGTGTATCTGTATGGGGAGCTGATGGTTCACGAGGACCCTGAGCAGCAGGCCCTGGCTCGTCGCTGCCTCTCAT